One window from the genome of Deinococcus aquiradiocola encodes:
- a CDS encoding N-formylglutamate amidohydrolase, translating to MTLPLLLLTPHSSGQLPAPVLHQMIGDDIFDTRRREAAQRRIFLDGDPYTDLLFLLPEARTLNAPWSRFVVDLNRERGDDSDNGVVKRTGFDRTPLYPHGTQPDTDTRLRRYWDSFDAQVRAELPGTRLLLVGHSMSMYGPPLGPDHGQPRPALTLMLGEGEHPTFPAALHGPLRDLAERSFAPVLQDAEVTRVAVGDPWTTDDLSARYGRPDLPAFGLEINAGLYLTPQGEPRAERIRDLNACLRTFAAQTLDLLD from the coding sequence ATGACCCTGCCGCTGCTCCTCCTGACGCCCCACAGCTCCGGCCAGCTGCCCGCACCCGTCCTGCACCAGATGATCGGCGACGACATCTTCGACACGCGCAGACGCGAGGCCGCGCAGCGCCGCATCTTCCTGGACGGCGACCCGTACACCGACCTGCTGTTCCTGCTGCCGGAAGCCAGGACCCTCAACGCCCCGTGGAGCCGTTTCGTGGTGGACCTCAACCGCGAACGCGGCGACGACAGCGACAACGGCGTCGTGAAACGCACCGGCTTCGACCGCACGCCCCTCTACCCGCACGGCACGCAGCCCGACACGGACACGCGCCTGCGCCGCTACTGGGACAGCTTCGACGCGCAGGTCCGCGCCGAACTGCCCGGCACGCGCCTGCTGCTCGTCGGGCACAGCATGAGCATGTACGGCCCGCCGCTCGGCCCGGACCACGGCCAGCCGCGCCCCGCCCTCACGCTGATGCTCGGCGAGGGCGAACACCCCACCTTCCCCGCCGCGCTGCACGGCCCGCTGCGCGACCTGGCCGAACGCAGCTTCGCGCCCGTCCTGCAGGACGCCGAGGTGACGCGCGTCGCCGTGGGCGACCCGTGGACCACCGACGACCTCAGCGCCCGCTACGGCCGCCCGGACCTGCCCGCCTTCGGGCTGGAGATCAACGCGGGCCTGTACCTCACCCCGCAGGGCGAACCGCGAGCGGAACGCATCCGGGATCTGAACGCCTGCCTGCGGACCTTCGCGGCGCAGACCCTCGATCTGCTGGACTGA
- a CDS encoding NUDIX hydrolase, whose product MSEEQKQPQAAGAGRRRRRRRSSTPRSPQQAPAAPVPAVPAPVPNGGQSTGQAGRRGRQPGPKRAPKKPPAEPRIGVGCIVLRGDEILMVREKGRWSLPKGGLDAGELVQQGAIRETYEETGLHVEVRELAFVVEFQAKTWGHHIQFFYLGRETGGVIGPRDPDREVQEAKFIPLRQLREFLRFRPRLVALETWLRERKPRHFVFDLDKEPAMLRQRRRVGEKDGEKGTERETAVAE is encoded by the coding sequence ATGAGCGAGGAACAGAAACAACCGCAGGCGGCGGGCGCCGGACGTCGCCGTCGCCGTCGCCGCAGCAGCACCCCACGCAGCCCGCAGCAGGCACCAGCGGCCCCGGTGCCCGCCGTGCCCGCTCCCGTGCCGAACGGGGGACAGAGTACCGGGCAGGCGGGACGGCGCGGGCGTCAGCCCGGCCCGAAACGCGCGCCGAAGAAGCCGCCGGCCGAGCCGCGCATCGGGGTGGGCTGCATCGTGCTGCGCGGCGACGAGATCCTGATGGTGCGCGAGAAGGGCCGCTGGAGCCTCCCGAAAGGCGGGCTGGACGCGGGCGAGCTCGTGCAGCAGGGCGCGATCCGCGAGACGTACGAGGAGACGGGCCTGCACGTCGAGGTGCGCGAACTGGCGTTCGTGGTGGAGTTCCAGGCGAAGACGTGGGGGCACCACATCCAGTTCTTCTACCTCGGGCGCGAGACGGGCGGCGTGATCGGCCCGCGCGACCCGGACCGGGAGGTGCAGGAGGCGAAGTTCATTCCGCTGCGGCAGCTGCGGGAGTTCCTGCGCTTCCGGCCCCGGCTGGTGGCGCTGGAGACGTGGCTGCGCGAGCGCAAGCCGAGGCATTTCGTGTTCGATCTGGACAAGGAGCCTGCCATGCTGCGCCAGCGGCGCCGGGTGGGCGAGAAGGACGGCGAGAAGGGCACGGAGCGGGAAACCGCCGTCGCCGAATAA